One window of the Candidatus Microbacterium colombiense genome contains the following:
- a CDS encoding helix-turn-helix domain-containing protein, which produces MDESAGRAIREVLDRVGDKWSLLVIATLRGDRLRFSELLKHIPGISQRMLTLTLRQLERDGLITRTAYAEVPPRVEYELTPRGGTLIPIARTIGDWAMENHAAIEESRARYDAAR; this is translated from the coding sequence CTGGACGAGAGTGCCGGACGCGCGATCCGCGAGGTGCTCGACCGGGTCGGCGACAAGTGGTCGCTGCTCGTGATCGCGACGCTCCGCGGCGACCGGCTGCGCTTCAGCGAACTTCTCAAGCACATCCCGGGCATCTCCCAGAGGATGCTGACGCTCACGCTGCGCCAGCTGGAGCGCGACGGGCTGATCACCCGGACCGCGTATGCCGAAGTGCCGCCCCGGGTGGAATACGAACTCACACCCCGGGGCGGCACGCTCATCCCGATCGCTCGCACGATCGGCGACTGGGCGATGGAGAATCACGCCGCGATCGAGGAGTCCCGCGCCCGCTACGACGCCGCGCGCTGA
- a CDS encoding DoxX family protein, with protein MLIALWIVNSLLALAMLGGGGMKLVTPKPTLAARGLTWTEDFSAPVVKLIAGVEVVGAIGLILPLLTGIAPILTPIAGTGLAIIMIGATVVHLRRKEPFAPALVLALLAVASAVLGFLVVA; from the coding sequence GTGCTCATCGCCCTCTGGATCGTCAACAGCCTGCTGGCCCTCGCCATGCTGGGCGGTGGCGGCATGAAGCTCGTCACGCCGAAGCCCACGCTCGCCGCGCGGGGCCTGACCTGGACCGAGGACTTCTCCGCCCCCGTGGTCAAGCTCATCGCCGGAGTCGAGGTCGTGGGCGCCATCGGTCTGATCCTGCCGCTGCTGACCGGCATCGCACCGATCCTCACCCCGATCGCCGGCACCGGGCTCGCGATCATCATGATCGGTGCGACCGTCGTGCACCTGCGCCGCAAGGAGCCCTTCGCTCCCGCCCTGGTGCTCGCCCTGCTGGCGGTCGCGAGCGCGGTGCTCGGCTTCCTCGTCGTCGCCTGA
- a CDS encoding PIN domain-containing protein: MITAFDADVLIYAAVAGHPLGDRVAALLNVEHPERRTAQTAIGSVLLLPEVLAKPLRAGVDSGESAALVSLLSRLDLRPFDQATARLALALAVAYGLRAADAAHLATAVAAGADRFLTNNRKDFPKHIAEIDVVYPDELPPL; this comes from the coding sequence GTGATCACGGCGTTCGACGCCGACGTCCTGATCTACGCGGCAGTTGCTGGGCATCCGCTCGGGGATCGGGTGGCCGCGCTCTTGAATGTCGAGCACCCGGAGCGGAGAACGGCGCAGACGGCCATCGGGTCGGTCCTCCTCCTCCCCGAAGTGCTCGCGAAGCCGCTCCGCGCCGGCGTCGATTCCGGCGAGTCTGCGGCGCTGGTCAGCCTGCTCAGTCGCCTCGACCTTCGACCGTTCGATCAAGCGACGGCGCGGCTCGCACTTGCCCTCGCGGTGGCATACGGGCTGCGCGCCGCCGATGCCGCGCACCTCGCCACTGCCGTGGCGGCCGGCGCTGATCGGTTCCTCACGAACAATCGCAAAGACTTCCCGAAGCACATCGCTGAGATCGATGTCGTGTACCCCGACGAGCTACCGCCGCTCTGA
- a CDS encoding type II toxin-antitoxin system prevent-host-death family antitoxin produces the protein MSIISASDARQSLPTQLDRVEAGEQVSITRHGRVVAVLVRPDVLLATRSPEAWAAADRIEELLSRARAEPLMRASISESRADELLESIQDDRSSR, from the coding sequence ATGTCGATCATCAGCGCGAGTGACGCGCGTCAGAGCCTGCCGACGCAGCTCGATCGAGTCGAGGCGGGGGAACAGGTCTCGATCACGAGACACGGGCGCGTGGTCGCGGTCCTCGTGCGGCCGGACGTGCTGTTGGCGACGCGCTCGCCGGAGGCATGGGCGGCCGCCGACCGTATCGAGGAGCTGCTCAGTCGGGCGCGCGCCGAGCCGTTGATGCGAGCATCGATCAGCGAGAGCAGAGCGGACGAGCTGCTCGAGTCGATTCAGGATGACCGGTCGTCGCGGTGA
- a CDS encoding alpha/beta hydrolase has product MAVPLSDLNQMPAPQQVHAADGTRLATYTWGELDAPVVVIVHGFASNARDNWVLTGWVRELTKVGYRVLALDQRGHGLSEKPHQPADYGIRTLATDVETVMDAYLVDDAVYLGYSLGARVGWEVVRDLPQRIGRAVLGGAPEGTPLARLDLDQVRRYISDGTPVTDQTTQNYIALTERVPGNDLRALLALAEGMRAFQTIDPDPADAPIRPILFATGSKDAIIEGSRALASAAPQGRFFEIPNRNHFNAPGSRDFKDAALAFLAEG; this is encoded by the coding sequence GTGGCTGTTCCCCTCTCCGACCTGAACCAGATGCCCGCCCCGCAGCAGGTGCACGCCGCCGACGGAACCCGTCTCGCGACGTACACGTGGGGTGAGCTCGATGCCCCTGTCGTCGTGATCGTGCACGGATTCGCGTCGAACGCCCGCGACAACTGGGTGCTCACCGGCTGGGTGCGCGAGCTCACGAAGGTCGGCTACCGCGTGCTCGCCCTCGACCAGCGGGGCCACGGCCTCAGCGAGAAGCCGCATCAGCCCGCGGACTACGGCATCCGCACACTCGCGACAGACGTCGAGACGGTCATGGACGCCTACCTCGTCGACGATGCGGTGTACCTCGGCTACTCGCTCGGAGCACGGGTGGGCTGGGAAGTCGTGCGCGATCTTCCGCAGCGCATCGGCCGGGCCGTGCTCGGCGGCGCGCCGGAGGGCACTCCCCTGGCGCGGCTCGACCTCGATCAGGTGCGCCGGTACATCTCCGACGGCACGCCCGTCACCGATCAGACGACCCAGAACTACATCGCCCTGACCGAGCGGGTGCCCGGCAACGACCTCCGTGCGCTCCTCGCCCTCGCCGAGGGGATGCGCGCGTTCCAGACGATCGACCCCGACCCGGCGGATGCGCCGATCCGGCCCATCCTGTTCGCCACCGGGTCGAAGGACGCCATCATCGAGGGATCCCGCGCCCTGGCATCCGCAGCCCCGCAGGGACGCTTCTTCGAGATCCCGAACCGGAACCACTTCAACGCCCCCGGCTCACGCGACTTCAAGGACGCCGCGCTCGCCTTCCTCGCCGAGGGCTGA
- the msrA gene encoding peptide-methionine (S)-S-oxide reductase MsrA: MTDTGNITRTPGTETAVLAGGCFWGMEDLIRRQPGVLATRVGYTGGSNDHATYRNHPGHAEAVEIVFDPARTTYRDILAFFFQIHDPSTKDRQGNDRGSSYRSTIFPLSPEQETMARDTIADVDASGLWPGKAVTTIEPEGPFWEAEEEHQDYLIKYPNGYTCHFPRAGWVLPRREETAAV, from the coding sequence ATGACCGACACCGGAAACATCACCCGCACCCCCGGGACCGAGACCGCCGTCCTCGCCGGTGGCTGCTTCTGGGGCATGGAGGATCTGATCCGCCGCCAGCCCGGAGTGCTCGCCACCCGTGTCGGCTACACCGGCGGCTCGAACGACCACGCGACCTACCGCAATCACCCCGGCCACGCCGAGGCGGTCGAGATCGTGTTCGATCCCGCCCGGACGACGTACCGCGACATCCTCGCGTTCTTCTTCCAGATCCACGACCCCTCGACGAAGGATCGTCAGGGCAACGACCGCGGGTCGAGCTACCGTTCGACGATCTTCCCGCTCAGCCCCGAGCAGGAGACCATGGCGCGTGACACGATCGCCGACGTCGACGCCTCCGGACTCTGGCCGGGCAAGGCCGTGACCACGATCGAGCCCGAGGGTCCGTTCTGGGAGGCCGAGGAAGAGCACCAGGACTACCTGATCAAGTACCCCAACGGCTACACCTGCCACTTCCCGCGCGCGGGATGGGTCCTGCCCCGCCGCGAGGAGACCGCCGCGGTCTGA